A section of the Phaseolus vulgaris cultivar G19833 chromosome 8, P. vulgaris v2.0, whole genome shotgun sequence genome encodes:
- the LOC137823692 gene encoding uncharacterized protein: protein MAVMGILRLPDIGIRSMDSSQEIEQELYDGVDVWDDDECINVFTTDEIFRTRDELLKWVRKVAFHFGFVIVILRSDTSTGQRRRKTFVLLGCERGGKYRRYKKDLKVTESGTRKCGCPFRLRGYPIKSGQGWILKLICGSHNHELANTLVGHPYAGRFTCSEKSMLMDMTKSSVKPRNIFLTMKEHNEKNVTTIKQVYNARYMYKRSV from the exons ATGGCGGTTATGGGGATTTTGAGGTTACCGGATATCGGGATCCG aAGCATGGACAGTAGTCAAGAAATTGAACAAGAATTATATGATGGGGTTGATGTGTGGGATGATGATGAATGTATAAATGTGTTTACTACAGATGAG ATATTTCGTACTCGGGATGAGCTCCTAAAGTGGGTTAGAAAAGTTGCATTTCACTTTGGTTTTGTTATTGTGATATTGAGATCGGATACTTCAACTGGCCAGCGAAGAAGGAAGACATTTGTATTATTAGGTTGTGAGAGAGGTGGTAAATACAGACGATATAAGAAGGATTTAAAGGTTACTGAGAGTGGAACTAGGAAATGTGGTTGTCCTTTCAGATTACGAGGGTATCCAATAAAGAGTGGTCAAGGATggatattgaaattaatttgtggGTCTCATAATCATGAGTTGGCAAATACATTGGTTGGTCATCCATATGCTGGTAGGTTCACATGCAGTGAGAAGTCAATGCTTATGGACATGACAAAGAGTTCGGTGAAGCCTAGAAATATTTTTCTAACAATGAAAGAGCATAATGAGAAAAATGTCACCACAATAAAACAAGTTTATAATGCACGATATATGTACAAAAGATCAGTATGA
- the LOC137823690 gene encoding uncharacterized protein, whose translation MEVRRGSIVDEVQQYVDARWICTPEALWKIFRFTLYRMNPSVERLQIHLPNRHQVRFYKHKNISDVLNDDNVSKTMLTQFFALNCRDSHSRSYLYREIPQHYCWHNRQKEWYPRRSRKKVIGRIYTVSPSEGEKFFLRILLSHIRGSTSWEYLLSPNQTYCPTFKKAAEKWGFLKSDNSIHECLVEASSLQMPYALRRLFVTILIFCEPTDVRSL comes from the coding sequence ATGGAGGTTCGTAGAGGATCAATTGTAGATGAAGTCCAACAATATGTTGATGCTAGATGGATTTGCACTCCGGAGGCTTTATGGAAAATATTTAGATTTACACTTTATAGAATGAATCCAAGTGTAGAAAGATTACAAATTCATTTACCAAATCGTCATCAGGTGCGCTTCTATAAGCATAAGAACATAAGTGATGTATTAAATGATGACAATGTCTCCAAAACCATGCTCACACAATTCTTTGCACTAAATTGTCGAGATTCACATTCTAGAAGTTATTTGTATAGAGAAATTCCACAACATTATTGTTGGCATAACAGACAAAAGGAATGGTACCCAAGAAGGTCAAGGAAGAAAGTTATTGGTCGAATTTATACTGTATCTCCTTCAGAAGGAGAAAAATTCTTCTTGCGTATTTTGTTATCCCATATAAGAGGGTCAACCAGTTGGGAATACCTATTATCACCAAATCAAACATATTGCCCCACATTTAAAAAAGCAGCTGAAAAATGGGGATTTTTAAAAAGCGATAATAGCATTCATGAATGCTTAGTCGAAGCATCAAGTTTACAGATGCCTTATGCTTTAAGGAGGTTGTTTGTGACcatattaattttttgtgaACCAACTGATGTTCGAAGTCTCTAG
- the LOC137823693 gene encoding uncharacterized protein — MLLERDMYIYWSRFEEGTNVVQDLFWTHPDSVKLLNAFNIVLMMDSTYKTNRYRMPLFEVVGVTSTGLTFSAAFMLLASERHHNFVWALEKLKGLFLRVDSYPKVVVSDRDNALMNAINVVFPEAANLLCRFHIDKNVKAKCKMNVYPKEAWDQVMESRGAIVDCENVESYEHRVEAFNVVCSPWPIFTEYVISTWLNPHKEKFVKAWTDKVMHLGNTTSNRVEAAHWSLKRILETSMGDLCFCWDSINKMIILQHNAIKSSFEKSLHVVSHVFNVTRYKKLVGFVSKYVLQYIAEESDRVEYVGLDKSRCGCTIKSTHGLPCACELTSFGVGSIPLHSVHFIWTRLSFLDISNDDTLAELSIQQEWVVIMNRFNEVDMVGKINIKAKLREIVYPDKTSLCPPTEKVKTKGAQKGRQSKFGRSTKRIPSYFEHVDAILSQHDSSSSLKCSKGFISETPPTKSIPMLQQFPVGIRPYIVDIVDVKADGHCGYRAVGALLGMGEESWAIVRMNLHKELCQWRQEYIDLFGDDERYEFLKNSLLVDHMISTDKWMTIPDMGYVIANRYNVIVVCLFLKQSLTIFPLRSQPPTYFNHHRIICIGHVHGNHFVQVQLQQGCPIPPTDILWSTHCYPISKTWCSYYTSQMQMFTQIMSIGRHL; from the exons ATGTTACTTGAGCGAGATATGTATATCTATTGGTCTAGGTTTGAAGAAGGGACGAATGTTGTGCAAGATTTATTTTGGACACACCCTGATTCAGTGAAGTTATTGAATGCCTTTAACATTGTATTGATGATGGACAGTACGTATAAAACTAATAGGTATAGGATGCCCTTGTTTGAAGTTGTTGGTGTAACCTCAACGGGATTGACCTTCAGTGCTGCATTTATGTTACTCGCATCAGAACGTCATCATAACTTTGTATGGGCCCTCGAGAAGCTAAAAGGTTTGTTTTTGAGAGTTGATTCATACCCAAAGGTTGTGGTTAGTGATAGAGATAATGCTTTAATGAATGCAATAAATGTTGTGTTTCCCGAAGCTGCTAATTTGTTATGTCGTtttcacattgataaaaatgttaaagcaaaatgtaaaatgaaTGTTTATCCAAAAGAGGCATGGGATCAAGTGATGGAATCTCGGGGAGCAATTGTTGATTGTGAAAATGTAGAGTCCTATGAACATCGTGTGGAGGCCTTTAATGTTGTTTGTTCACCATGGCCTATATTTACTGAATATGTGATTAGTACTTGGTTAAATCCACATAAAGAGAAGTTTGTTAAGGCTTGGACGGATAAAGTCATGCACTTAGGCAACACGACAAGTAACAGGGTTGAGGCTGCACATTGGAGTTTAAAGAGGATCCTTGAGACGTCAATGGGAGACTTATGCTTTTGTTGGGATTCCATTAATAAGATGATCATCTTGCAACATAATGCAATTAAATCTTCATTTGAAAAGAGTTTGCATGTAGTGAGTCATGTCTTCAATGTAACAAGATATAAGAAATTGGTTGGCTTCGTTTCAAAATATGTCTTGCAGTATATTGCAGAAGAGAGTGATCGAGTTGAATATGTTGGTTTAGATAAATCTCGTTGTGGGTGCACCATTAAATCTACTCATGGCCTTCCTTGTGCTTGTGAATTGACTTCCTTTGGTGTTGGTAGCATACCATTGCATTCAGTGCATTTCATTTGGACACGATTAAGCTTTTTAGATATTTCAAATGATGATACTTTAGCAGAGTTATCCATCCAACAAGAGTGGGTTGTCATCATGAATCGGTTCAATGAGGTTGACATGGTTGGTAAGATTAACATCAAAGCCAAATTACGTGAGATTGTCTATCCAGATAAGACATCTTTATGTCCACCAACGGAGAAAGTCAAAACAAAAGGTGCACAAAAAGGGCGTCAGAGTAAATTTGGTAGATCAACGAAGCGAATTCCTTCTTACTTTGAACATGTTGATGCCATTCTTTCACAACATGATAGTTCATCTAGTTTGAAATGTAGCAAGGGATTTATTTCGGAGACTCCTCCGACCAAATCAATACCAATGCTACAACAATTTCCGGTGGGAATTCGTCCTTACATTGTTGATATTGTTGATGTTAAGGCTGACGGTCATTGTGGTTATCGTGCGGTTGGTGCTTTATTGGGCATGGGAGAGGAGTCCTGGGCTATTGTACGCATGAACTTGCATAAAGAACTTTGTCAATGGCGTCAAGAATATATTGATTTGTTTGGCGATGATGAACGATAtgaatttctgaaaaattcactTCTAGTTGACCACATG ATAAGTACAGATAAGTGGATGACAATACCGGATATGGGATACGTTATTGCGAATCGATATAATGTGATTGTTGTGTGTTTATTTCTTAAACAATCATTGACTATTTTTCCATTAAGATCCCAACCTCCAACATATTTTAATCATCACCGCATCATCTGTATTGGACATGTTCATGGAAATCATTTTGTTCAG GTTCAGTTGCAACAAGGTTGCCCGATTCCACCAACAGATATTTTATGGTCTACTCATTGTTATCCAATTTCCAAAACTTGGTGTTCATATTATACTAGTCAGATGCAAATGTTTACACAAATTATGTCCATTGGGCGACATTTATAG
- the LOC137827060 gene encoding phosphopantothenoylcysteine decarboxylase-like, translating into MDCSDPASKKAKSVAGIRRKPRVLLAACGSVAAVKFGHVCRSFAEWADVRAVVTKSSLRFISEQTFPKEIHVFWDDNEWNTWKRIGDRVVHIELIRWAEIMVIAPLSANTLGKIAGGLCDNLLTCIVRAWDYSKPLFVAPSMNSIMWKNPFTERHCIAIDELGISLIPPVSHRGANGDTEHGAMAEPSTIYSTVRLFYELKMQ; encoded by the exons ATGGATTGCTCTGATCCTGCAAGTAAAAAGGCAAAATCCGTGGCAGGTATTCGGAGGAAGCCTCGGGTACTACTTGCTGCTTGTGGAAGTGTTGCTGCTGTAAAATTTGGACATGTTTGCCGTAGTTTTGCAGAATGGGCAGACGTAAGGGCAGTTGTCACAAAATCATCGTTGCGTTTTATTTCTGAACAAACATTTCCTAAGGAGATTCATGTATTTTGGGATGATAATGAATGGAACACTTGGAAAAGGATAGGTGATCGTGTGGTTCATATTGAGCTTATTAGGTGGGCTGAAATCATGGTCATTGCGCCACTGTCAGCAAATACTCTTGGTAAG ATAGCGGGAGGGTTATGTGACAATCTTCTGACATGCATTGTGAGAGCATGGGACTACAGCAAGCCACTTTTTGTTGCACCATCCATGAACTCTATAATGTGGAAAAACCCTTTCACAGAACGGCATTGCATTGCCATTGATGAGCTTGGCATCTCTCTCATCCCACCTGTCTCACATAGGGGAGCTAATGGGGATACTGAGCATGGAGCAATGGCTGAACCTTCTACCATTTACTCAACTGTGAGACTTTTTTATGAGTTAAAAATGCAGTAA
- the LOC137823694 gene encoding protein MAIN-LIKE 2-like, producing the protein MGAPHPRILPAVELSGLVELVGASYDTIDKGLLCAFVERWHPETNSFHLLVGELTITLDDVSNLLHLPIIGQFYTYLSLDAVAATDLLVDSLRVERGVAAAETRHCQGGHVRLSWLREMYEDACSRRQWTVAARAYLLYLVGCTIFANKSATSVSVSYLGLFVDLRHTGGYSWAAAALTHLYEQLGDGSYANTRQLAGYVTLLASWIYKHFLSIGHRQVRDDYVEDEPWWYIRLRACRQMHLLERVLRQYGYIQCIPRHPANGDPSTSEIDHRWLDFNANLVQGAVLATDVGTCVSAYLEWFQSISHPYIIQMAEDNRPLVITPDGRRQDGNDTISEHPAVGLCRRITSTLQLIIDDGHLTEDSPAWEGTHTALMLARSATEDMSVYVRRRRHVR; encoded by the exons ATGGGTGCTCCTCATCCTCGGATACTACctgcagtggagttgtcaggtTTAGTTGAACTTGTTGGGGCAAGCTATGACACGATAGACAAAGGATTGTTGTGTGCCTTTGTAGAAAGGTGGCACCCAGAGACAaattcttttcatcttcttgtAGGTGAGTTGACCATCACATTGGATGATGTGTCGAATTTGTTGCACCTCCCAATTATCGGACAGTTTTACACGTACCTGAGCTTGGATGCAGTTGCGGCGACCGATTTGCTTGTTGATTCACTTCGTGTAGAACGGGGAGTAGCAGCTGCTGAGACTCGCCATTGTCAGGGTGGACATGTGCGTCTAAGCTGGTTGAGGGAGATGTATGAGGACGCATGTAGTAGGAGACAATGGACTGTGGCTGCACGAGCATATTTGTTATACCTAGTAGGTTGCACCATCTTTGCAAATAAGAGTGCTACATCGGTTAGTGTATCCTACTTGGGATTATTTGTAGATTTAAGGCACACTGGAGGATACTCGTGGGCAGCAGCTGCTTTGACCCACTTGTATGAGCAGTTGGGAGATGGTTCCTATGCAAATACTAGACAGTTAGCTGGGTATGTGACGTTATTGGCATCGTGGATATATAAGCACTTTCTGAGTATTGGGCATCGACAAGTTCGGGATGACTATGTTGAGGATGAGCCGTGGT GGTACATTCGATTGAGGGCTTGTAGGCAGATGCATTTGCTTGAACGTGTACTTAGACAGTATGGATATATACAGTGTATCCCTCGTCACCCAGCCAATGGTGATCCCTCCACATCTGAGATCGACCATCGATGGTTAGATTTTAATGCTAACCTCGTACAGGGTGCCGTATTAGCAACTGATGTTGGAACCTGTGTTTCTGCATATTTGGAGTGGTTTCAGTCTATATCACACCCATATATCATTCAGATGGCTGAGGATAATCGACCTCTGGTGATTACCCCTGATGGACGACGTCAGGACGGGAATGATACTATCTCTGAGCATCCCGCAGTG GGTCTTTGTAGAAGAATAACATCCACCTTGCAATTGATTATAGATGATGGTCATTTAACCGAGGATTCACCTGCCTGGGAAGGGACACATACAGCCTTGATGCTAGCCCGATCAGCCACCGAGGACATGTCTGTGTATGTCCGCAGACGACGACACGTACGATGA